The Sphingobacterium bambusae genome includes a window with the following:
- a CDS encoding GNAT family N-acetyltransferase translates to MRNYTIRQVSAYDAQLLKGLAALTVDVVAGNASIGFMDDLNLEKASLFWADVFERVLAEKVVLLIATDDATGQVIGTVQLHVAQPDNQPHRADVAKMQVHSQARRLGIGEQLLLAIEVAAKKQGKHILVLDTVTGSPASFLYQKLGWIKVGDIPEYALFPDGDYCSTTYFYKKL, encoded by the coding sequence ATGAGAAATTATACGATACGTCAAGTCAGCGCTTACGATGCGCAGCTGCTGAAAGGGCTAGCCGCCCTAACCGTGGATGTGGTGGCGGGCAATGCTTCCATCGGATTTATGGACGATCTTAACCTTGAAAAGGCCAGTCTCTTCTGGGCGGATGTATTCGAGCGGGTACTTGCGGAAAAGGTTGTTTTATTGATCGCGACAGACGATGCTACCGGTCAGGTTATCGGCACGGTGCAGCTGCATGTTGCCCAACCCGACAATCAGCCCCATCGCGCGGATGTGGCAAAGATGCAGGTGCATAGCCAAGCGCGGCGCTTGGGCATTGGCGAGCAGCTGTTGCTGGCCATCGAAGTAGCTGCCAAGAAACAGGGAAAACATATATTGGTGCTGGACACCGTAACGGGTAGCCCGGCCTCCTTTCTCTACCAAAAGCTGGGCTGGATAAAGGTGGGCGACATCCCCGAATATGCGCTATTCCCTGATGGTGACTATTGCAGCACCACCTATTTCTATAAGAAGCTCTAA
- a CDS encoding sugar kinase, with product MAQGKILSFGEILLRICPDLTTDWVAAGQLPFYVGGAELNVATALSLWGLPSAYMSAMPSNAISEGIAQHLLGKGLDLSAMCWQGERIGIYYLPQGKDVKHAAVVYDRAGSAFASLKRSDVDWDALLEGVSWFHFSAICPAINATIAEICLDAVQACQRKGITVSLDLNYRAKLWKYGQEPIEVMPQLAAYCDVIMGNIWAAQQMLGTSLDDQFKVSQSQYPKEALLAQAERSSAELRARYPRCRYVANTFRFDHLEKGIKYYTSLYGQDGLLVSNEYLSESIVDKVGSGDCFMAGLIYGLYHEQDASYTLEFATAAAYDKLFIPSDATVSSVSDIEKRIKHE from the coding sequence ATGGCACAAGGGAAAATACTCAGCTTCGGTGAAATATTGCTGCGCATCTGCCCAGATCTAACGACAGATTGGGTAGCTGCTGGGCAATTGCCCTTTTACGTGGGCGGTGCCGAGCTGAATGTAGCCACAGCCTTGTCCTTGTGGGGCCTTCCCTCGGCCTATATGTCGGCTATGCCGAGCAATGCCATTAGCGAAGGTATAGCGCAGCACCTGTTGGGCAAGGGACTGGACCTATCGGCCATGTGCTGGCAGGGCGAGCGCATCGGCATCTACTACCTGCCGCAGGGCAAGGATGTGAAGCATGCTGCTGTGGTCTATGATCGGGCAGGCTCCGCATTTGCCAGCCTGAAGCGGAGCGATGTAGATTGGGATGCGCTGCTCGAGGGCGTCAGTTGGTTTCACTTTTCGGCCATTTGCCCAGCCATCAATGCCACGATCGCCGAGATCTGTTTGGATGCCGTGCAGGCTTGCCAACGCAAAGGAATCACGGTGTCGCTAGACTTAAACTACCGCGCCAAGCTTTGGAAATATGGCCAAGAGCCCATCGAGGTCATGCCGCAACTGGCGGCGTATTGCGATGTGATCATGGGCAATATCTGGGCGGCACAGCAGATGCTGGGCACGAGTTTGGACGATCAGTTTAAGGTAAGCCAATCGCAGTACCCCAAGGAGGCGCTATTGGCGCAGGCCGAGCGCAGCAGTGCCGAGCTTAGGGCGCGCTATCCGCGTTGCCGCTATGTGGCCAACACGTTTCGATTTGACCACCTCGAAAAAGGCATAAAATATTATACCAGCCTGTATGGACAGGACGGACTTTTGGTTTCAAATGAGTATCTTTCCGAAAGCATTGTAGATAAGGTCGGTAGCGGTGATTGCTTTATGGCAGGACTGATCTACGGCCTTTATCACGAACAGGACGCCAGTTATACGCTCGAATTTGCTACCGCCGCCGCTTATGATAAGCTGTTTATCCCGAGCGACGCAACCGTAAGTTCAGTGTCGGACATAGAAAAAAGAATTAAACATGAGTAA
- a CDS encoding MFS transporter, protein MTNDKKGNYRWTICALLFFATTINYMDRQVLSLTWKDFISPEFHWTNSDYGLITALFSIFYAVSMLFAGPFVDWMDTKKGFLWAIGIWSIGAILHAFCGIATSGIVAGEWFVGFEGAKHAIGQVNDVARVISVSVVLFIFARFVLAVGEAGNFPAAIKATAEYFPKKDRALATSIFNAGATIGALAAPLTIPVIAAYWGWEMSFIIIGALGFVWMGFWVFLYKKPHRNPKVNAAELAYIMQDGDHEEETTPEVAVPVVKKKMSLGACFKYKQTWAFAFGKFMTDGVWWFFLFWMPAYLSAVYDIKSSDTQGQLAIFVLYLITLLSIIGGWLPSYFVDKKGLNPYDGRMKSMLIFAFVPLAVLFAQPLGHISYWIPVLLIGLAGAAHQSWSANIFSTVGDMFPRRAIATVTGIGGLAGGVGSTFINFFSGKLFDHAKETQMAFMGFQGEEAGYFIVFSFCAVAYLIAWTVMKTLVPRMQVITD, encoded by the coding sequence ATGACGAATGATAAAAAGGGAAACTACAGATGGACCATATGCGCCCTTCTGTTTTTCGCAACCACGATAAACTACATGGACCGACAGGTGCTTTCACTCACTTGGAAGGATTTCATCAGCCCCGAATTTCACTGGACCAATAGCGACTATGGCCTTATCACGGCGCTGTTTTCTATTTTCTACGCCGTAAGTATGCTCTTCGCGGGGCCTTTCGTCGATTGGATGGATACCAAAAAAGGCTTTCTTTGGGCCATCGGTATATGGTCTATAGGTGCTATTCTGCACGCTTTCTGTGGCATCGCTACCTCAGGTATTGTGGCTGGCGAATGGTTTGTGGGCTTCGAAGGTGCCAAGCATGCCATAGGGCAGGTCAATGATGTTGCCCGTGTTATCAGTGTCAGTGTCGTCCTTTTTATCTTTGCGCGCTTTGTGCTGGCCGTGGGTGAAGCCGGAAATTTCCCTGCTGCCATTAAGGCTACGGCCGAGTACTTTCCCAAGAAAGACCGGGCATTGGCCACCAGTATCTTCAATGCTGGTGCTACCATCGGTGCCTTAGCGGCTCCCTTGACCATTCCGGTTATCGCGGCCTACTGGGGATGGGAAATGTCCTTTATTATCATTGGTGCCTTGGGCTTTGTATGGATGGGCTTTTGGGTATTTCTATACAAGAAGCCCCACCGCAACCCCAAGGTCAACGCTGCCGAACTAGCTTACATCATGCAGGATGGCGACCACGAAGAGGAAACGACGCCCGAAGTGGCGGTGCCTGTGGTCAAGAAAAAAATGTCTTTGGGAGCCTGCTTTAAGTACAAGCAAACATGGGCCTTTGCCTTCGGTAAATTTATGACCGATGGGGTGTGGTGGTTCTTCCTATTCTGGATGCCGGCCTATCTTTCGGCAGTGTATGATATCAAATCGTCGGACACACAGGGGCAGTTGGCCATCTTTGTGCTCTATTTGATTACGTTACTATCGATTATCGGGGGCTGGTTGCCCAGCTACTTTGTGGATAAAAAAGGTCTTAACCCCTACGATGGCCGTATGAAGTCCATGCTTATCTTCGCCTTTGTGCCGTTGGCGGTATTGTTTGCGCAGCCTTTGGGGCATATCTCTTATTGGATTCCCGTGCTGTTGATCGGCTTGGCTGGTGCAGCGCACCAATCGTGGTCGGCCAATATTTTCTCTACCGTGGGCGACATGTTTCCGCGGCGCGCCATTGCTACCGTTACCGGTATTGGCGGTTTGGCCGGCGGTGTGGGCTCCACCTTTATCAACTTCTTTTCGGGCAAGCTGTTTGACCATGCCAAGGAAACACAGATGGCCTTTATGGGCTTTCAAGGTGAAGAGGCTGGTTATTTTATCGTGTTTTCCTTCTGTGCCGTGGCTTACCTGATCGCCTGGACGGTGATGAAGACTTTGGTGCCGCGCATGCAGGTGATCACCGACTAA
- a CDS encoding LacI family DNA-binding transcriptional regulator produces the protein MAFENYTIKDIAKALNLSPSTVSRALRDSYEISAETKKLVMAYAEKINYRANPIARSLKERKSYSIGIIVSEIANNFFSQVIDGIESVAYGKNYQVVISQTHESAERERLNVEHLYSRSTDGLLMALSAETSDVSYLQDLMAKGFPIVFFDRVPATIPAHRVIADNKQGGYDAVHYLAQKGCTRIAHLTSARGLSISKERLEGYKMGLLAHGLEVDDALVKYCQYGGLHQGELEQVVEELAETDYDGIFISGDKLTTGYLQVMNERYDERIKQVAIAGFTNSKVVNIFSPTITAIRQPAFDMGQRAAELLIQQIEAKHAAVDFETVVLPTTLLAKK, from the coding sequence ATGGCGTTCGAAAACTATACGATAAAAGATATTGCCAAGGCTTTAAACCTTTCCCCTTCCACGGTATCTAGAGCACTGCGCGACAGTTACGAGATCAGTGCGGAAACCAAGAAGCTGGTGATGGCCTATGCCGAGAAAATCAACTACCGCGCAAACCCTATTGCGCGCAGCCTGAAGGAACGTAAGAGTTACAGCATAGGTATTATTGTGAGCGAGATTGCTAACAACTTCTTTTCGCAAGTTATCGACGGTATTGAATCGGTTGCCTATGGCAAGAACTACCAAGTCGTGATCTCGCAGACCCACGAGTCGGCCGAGCGGGAGCGCCTCAATGTGGAGCATCTCTACTCGCGGTCTACCGACGGTTTGCTGATGGCGCTCTCGGCAGAGACCAGCGATGTCAGCTACCTGCAGGATCTTATGGCGAAAGGTTTTCCCATTGTTTTCTTTGATCGTGTTCCCGCAACTATCCCCGCGCATCGGGTGATTGCCGACAACAAGCAGGGTGGCTACGATGCGGTGCACTACCTTGCCCAAAAAGGCTGTACACGTATTGCGCATCTTACGAGTGCACGGGGGCTCTCTATTAGTAAGGAGCGCTTGGAGGGCTACAAAATGGGGCTGTTGGCGCATGGCCTAGAGGTAGATGATGCCTTGGTGAAATATTGCCAATATGGCGGTTTGCACCAAGGAGAGCTGGAGCAGGTGGTTGAAGAGCTGGCGGAAACCGACTACGACGGTATTTTCATCTCGGGCGATAAATTGACTACGGGTTACCTACAGGTGATGAACGAACGGTATGACGAAAGGATTAAGCAGGTGGCCATTGCGGGGTTCACGAACTCCAAGGTGGTCAACATCTTCTCGCCTACCATTACCGCAATTCGCCAGCCTGCCTTTGACATGGGGCAGCGGGCAGCCGAGCTGCTGATCCAGCAGATCGAGGCCAAACATGCGGCGGTCGACTTTGAAACGGTGGTGCTGCCCACAACGCTCTTGGCCAAGAAATAG
- a CDS encoding bifunctional 4-hydroxy-2-oxoglutarate aldolase/2-dehydro-3-deoxy-phosphogluconate aldolase, with translation MSKKQAVLDAILTQGMLPLFFHADAQESVTIVHTLYAAGIRVFEFTNRGAEAGAVFQALVEARDADMPGLYLGIGTIKNTEEAEQFLALGADFIVAPIVTPAVGELVHNAGLLWVPGCMTPTEIAFAQSHGASLIKLFPANILGPGFLSAIRELFKGQLFIPTGGVDLEIGNLTDWFKAGVCAVGMGSKLIDPKRVEGLAERTAQALALVKQAQQH, from the coding sequence ATGAGTAAGAAACAAGCGGTTTTAGACGCTATTTTAACGCAGGGGATGCTTCCTCTGTTCTTCCATGCAGATGCGCAGGAGAGTGTGACCATCGTGCACACCCTATATGCTGCAGGCATCCGTGTTTTCGAATTTACCAACCGAGGTGCCGAGGCCGGTGCCGTATTCCAAGCGCTGGTTGAGGCGCGTGATGCCGATATGCCGGGGCTCTACTTGGGCATTGGCACCATCAAGAATACCGAGGAAGCCGAGCAGTTTTTGGCCTTGGGGGCCGATTTTATTGTGGCGCCCATTGTAACGCCTGCCGTGGGCGAGCTGGTGCACAACGCGGGGCTCCTGTGGGTGCCGGGCTGTATGACGCCTACGGAAATCGCCTTTGCGCAAAGCCATGGTGCTTCCCTAATTAAGCTTTTTCCGGCCAATATCTTGGGGCCTGGCTTTCTGTCGGCCATCCGCGAGCTCTTTAAGGGGCAGCTGTTTATCCCGACTGGGGGCGTCGATCTAGAGATTGGCAACCTTACGGACTGGTTCAAGGCCGGTGTATGTGCCGTCGGTATGGGCAGCAAGCTGATCGATCCGAAGCGTGTGGAGGGACTCGCCGAAAGAACAGCGCAAGCCTTGGCCTTGGTCAAGCAGGCTCAACAACATTAA
- a CDS encoding MFS transporter, producing the protein MESSSSSPSASHFPENKQRIRLAVSLFYFGQGLAFASWASRIPIIKAQLQLTEAQLGTVLLMLPIGQLITMPLSGKLVSKYGSHRLMPIGALLYLLVLCSISFAQNAWHLGGALLLFGIIGNICNISVNTQGVLAERMYQKSIMSSFHGAWSIAGFTGALIGLATLNFQVNTSVHFYIVTGMMLLNILLNRSYLLQDLTGTAEKKSFSFKPDRLLISLGVIGFCSMATEGAMFDWSGVYFHDIVKAPDSLTTLGYAAFMVMMATGRFIGDAVISRIGRQRTLQISGILMFVGMMSAVVFPQLIFCTLAFMLVGLGVACNVPSVYSVAGTHKTISSGVALAMVSSVSYLGFLMGPPLIGYIAEILDLRYSFGVFACFGLLMFALTSRLAVFKTPKA; encoded by the coding sequence ATGGAATCTTCTTCAAGCAGCCCATCGGCCTCCCACTTTCCCGAAAACAAACAACGCATCCGCCTTGCCGTATCCCTTTTTTACTTCGGGCAGGGATTGGCCTTCGCGAGCTGGGCAAGCCGCATCCCGATTATCAAGGCTCAGCTGCAACTTACAGAGGCTCAACTGGGAACGGTGCTCTTGATGTTGCCCATCGGGCAACTGATTACCATGCCGCTATCCGGTAAACTGGTTAGCAAGTATGGCAGCCATCGGCTGATGCCCATTGGCGCCCTGCTTTACCTCTTGGTGCTGTGCAGCATATCCTTTGCGCAAAATGCTTGGCACCTCGGCGGTGCGCTGCTGCTATTCGGCATCATCGGCAACATATGCAATATATCGGTCAATACCCAAGGAGTGCTTGCCGAGCGCATGTACCAAAAGTCCATTATGTCGTCGTTTCACGGCGCCTGGAGCATAGCCGGATTTACGGGTGCCCTTATAGGACTGGCTACACTCAATTTTCAGGTAAACACCTCCGTGCATTTCTATATCGTTACGGGCATGATGTTGCTCAACATCCTGCTAAACAGGAGCTACCTGCTGCAGGACCTCACTGGAACGGCTGAAAAAAAATCCTTTTCGTTCAAGCCCGATCGCTTGTTGATCTCTTTGGGTGTCATCGGCTTTTGCAGCATGGCTACCGAAGGCGCCATGTTTGACTGGAGTGGCGTATATTTCCACGACATTGTGAAAGCTCCCGACAGCCTAACCACCTTGGGCTATGCCGCCTTTATGGTGATGATGGCCACCGGTCGTTTTATTGGCGATGCCGTGATCAGCCGTATCGGCCGACAGCGCACCTTGCAGATCAGCGGTATCTTGATGTTTGTGGGCATGATGAGTGCCGTGGTCTTTCCACAGCTGATTTTCTGTACGCTCGCTTTTATGCTGGTGGGACTAGGCGTAGCCTGTAATGTGCCTTCCGTGTATTCGGTGGCGGGCACACACAAAACCATCTCTTCCGGCGTGGCGCTGGCCATGGTATCCAGCGTGAGCTACCTCGGCTTCTTGATGGGACCGCCATTGATCGGCTACATCGCCGAGATTTTGGATCTCCGCTACTCCTTTGGCGTATTTGCCTGTTTTGGCCTTTTGATGTTTGCGCTAACCAGCCGCTTGGCTGTTTTCAAAACACCCAAGGCTTAG
- a CDS encoding NADP-dependent glyceraldehyde-3-phosphate dehydrogenase encodes MQLDLESIFYGDEDIPVEYALQEQIDQREFLSNGEMLPWTGEVSEVFSPICVKTKDGIQRKRIGSYPVCTEKESMEALDAAVKAYDNGRGEWPTMSVADRIACVERFTQQMIEKKDIVVKLIMWEIGKSYTDSVKEFDRTVEYIYATIDALKDVDRDSSRFQIEQGIIAQIRRSPLGVVLCMGPFNYPLNETFTTLIPALIMGNTLLFKPPKHGTLLHYPLLEAFRASFPKGVVNTIYGRGNKIVPQLMQSGKINVLTLIGSSRVADELKKLHPRVNRLRAILGLDAKNAAIVTKDADLDLAVSETVLGSLSFNGQRCTALKIIYVHRSIAQEFLKRLSAEVGKLKYGMPWEQGVALTPLPEVNKPAYLTECLEDAKSHGAKVVNEHGGETLASFFYPAIVYPVNAQMKLYREEQFGPVIPVVPFDDLEEPIEYLIESSHGQQVSIFSNNAAVVSSLIDPLVNQVSRVNVNSQCQRGPDTFPFTGRKDSAEGTLSVVDALRSFSIRSLVATKNTDKNKKLLNEIVGDNSSNFLSTKYIF; translated from the coding sequence ATGCAGTTAGATTTAGAAAGCATATTCTACGGGGATGAAGATATCCCCGTAGAATATGCCCTGCAAGAACAGATCGACCAGCGCGAGTTCTTGTCGAATGGCGAGATGTTGCCCTGGACGGGCGAAGTCAGCGAGGTGTTCTCGCCCATTTGTGTGAAAACCAAAGATGGCATTCAACGAAAGCGTATCGGCAGTTATCCGGTATGTACGGAGAAGGAATCTATGGAGGCCTTGGATGCTGCGGTGAAGGCTTATGATAATGGTCGCGGCGAATGGCCCACCATGAGTGTGGCTGATAGGATTGCCTGCGTGGAGCGTTTTACGCAGCAGATGATCGAGAAAAAGGATATCGTGGTGAAGCTGATTATGTGGGAGATCGGCAAGTCCTACACAGATTCGGTGAAGGAGTTTGACCGCACGGTGGAATATATCTACGCCACGATCGATGCGTTGAAGGATGTGGATCGCGATTCCTCGCGCTTCCAGATCGAGCAGGGTATCATTGCGCAGATTCGCCGCTCGCCTTTGGGCGTGGTGCTTTGTATGGGGCCCTTCAACTACCCGTTGAATGAAACCTTTACTACGCTTATCCCGGCGCTTATTATGGGCAATACGCTTTTATTTAAACCACCAAAGCATGGTACGCTGTTGCATTATCCCCTGCTGGAGGCCTTCCGGGCTAGTTTTCCAAAGGGGGTGGTGAATACCATTTATGGCCGGGGCAACAAGATTGTTCCACAGCTGATGCAGTCGGGCAAGATCAATGTGCTCACGCTGATCGGCTCTAGCCGTGTGGCCGATGAGCTGAAGAAGTTGCACCCTCGTGTAAATCGCCTGCGCGCTATCTTGGGCTTGGATGCCAAGAATGCGGCCATCGTTACCAAAGATGCCGACCTCGACCTTGCGGTCTCAGAAACGGTGCTGGGTTCGCTTTCCTTCAATGGGCAGCGCTGCACGGCACTTAAGATTATCTATGTACACCGTAGCATCGCACAGGAGTTTTTGAAAAGGCTGAGCGCAGAGGTGGGCAAGCTGAAATATGGTATGCCTTGGGAGCAAGGCGTGGCGCTAACCCCGCTGCCCGAGGTCAACAAGCCGGCCTACCTAACAGAATGCTTGGAAGACGCGAAGAGCCACGGCGCTAAAGTGGTGAACGAGCATGGTGGAGAGACCTTGGCTTCGTTCTTCTACCCGGCTATTGTTTATCCAGTTAATGCGCAGATGAAGCTGTACCGCGAAGAGCAGTTTGGTCCGGTGATTCCGGTGGTTCCTTTTGACGATTTGGAAGAGCCAATCGAATACCTCATTGAGTCCTCGCACGGACAGCAGGTGAGTATCTTTAGCAACAATGCGGCGGTAGTCTCGTCCTTAATCGATCCCTTGGTTAATCAAGTGAGCCGTGTCAATGTCAATAGCCAATGCCAGCGTGGTCCAGATACGTTCCCTTTTACAGGGCGTAAAGATAGTGCCGAAGGTACGCTGTCTGTTGTGGATGCCTTGCGCTCGTTCTCTATACGTTCGTTGGTAGCCACTAAGAATACGGATAAGAACAAGAAATTGCTGAACGAGATTGTGGGGGATAATAGCTCCAACTTCCTGAGCACAAAGTATATTTTCTAA